One Burkholderia sp. 9120 DNA window includes the following coding sequences:
- a CDS encoding DUF1488 domain-containing protein, giving the protein MALQFPNPSRSYDASRHCVCFWGYDNSREITFLVDDAMLRNLQPGVGSDERSILGAFDQGREKILEIAKKLYVSGPQNRYSIS; this is encoded by the coding sequence GTGGCGCTTCAATTCCCCAACCCCAGCCGGAGCTACGATGCTTCCCGGCATTGTGTGTGTTTCTGGGGATACGACAATTCGCGCGAAATCACCTTTTTGGTCGACGACGCCATGCTGCGAAATCTGCAACCTGGCGTGGGATCCGATGAGCGGTCGATACTTGGTGCCTTCGACCAAGGTCGCGAAAAAATCCTCGAAATCGCGAAGAAGCTGTATGTCAGCGGTCCGCAGAACCGGTATTCAATTTCATAA
- a CDS encoding acetate uptake transporter family protein: protein MASAPIRTTLANPAPLGLAGFALTTWLLSMINAGWFSGESMGLVLACALAYGGTAQAIAGIMELPRGNTFGATAFLSYGAFWWSFALFVLFLHDKVPAAFVGWYLFLWGTFTFYMWLATFRSPRALQVIFLALWMTFGLLAGGEWTGSVILRMAGGYLGLVTAALAFYLSAADVINEVHGRVVLPVGEPRVFSRHAVAL, encoded by the coding sequence ATGGCCAGCGCACCGATCCGAACTACACTTGCGAACCCTGCGCCACTGGGTCTCGCTGGCTTTGCATTGACGACGTGGCTGCTGAGCATGATCAACGCTGGCTGGTTTTCGGGCGAGTCGATGGGCCTTGTGCTCGCCTGCGCACTCGCTTACGGCGGGACTGCGCAGGCCATTGCCGGCATCATGGAACTGCCGCGCGGCAATACGTTCGGCGCGACGGCTTTTCTGAGCTACGGGGCTTTCTGGTGGTCGTTCGCACTGTTCGTGCTGTTTCTGCACGACAAGGTGCCGGCCGCGTTTGTCGGCTGGTACCTGTTCCTGTGGGGAACGTTCACGTTCTATATGTGGCTGGCCACGTTTCGCTCGCCGCGCGCGTTGCAGGTCATCTTTCTGGCGCTGTGGATGACGTTTGGTTTGCTGGCCGGAGGCGAATGGACCGGTTCGGTCATCTTGCGCATGGCGGGCGGCTACCTGGGACTTGTGACGGCAGCTCTCGCGTTCTACCTCTCGGCGGCCGATGTGATCAACGAGGTCCACGGCCGGGTCGTCCTGCCGGTTGGCGAACCACGGGTGTTCAGCCGACACGCTGTCGCACTCTGA
- the acs gene encoding acetate--CoA ligase has translation MSTTESILEEPQAFLPHASVAAYAAISGMDAYRALVAEAERDYPGFWARLARETLQWKTPFSSVLDESRAPFYEWFSDGTLNASYNCLDRHVDAGNGDHVAVIFEADDGAVTQVTYRALLERVSRFANALRTRGVKKGDRVVIYMPMSIEGIVAMQACARIGATHSVVFGGFSSKSLNERIVNVGAVVLVTCDEQMRGGKALPLKNIADEALAMGGCEAVKSVIVYQRTGGQVAWHEGRDLWMHELTQAEAATCEPEWVGAEHPLFILYTSGSTGVPKGVQHSTGGFLMWAAQTMKWTFDAKRSDVFWCTADIGWITGHSYIAYGPMAIGATQVVFEGVPTWPNAGRFWQMIAKHRVTVFYTAPTAIRSLIKLAEADPKVHPDRFDLTTLRLLGTVGEPINPAAWTWFYEHVGHSHCPVIDTWWQTETGGHMIAPMPGATPLVPGSCTLPLPGIMAAVVDETGHDVPNGQGGILVIKRPWPSMLRNVWGDPVRYTTGYFPEELGGKLYLAGDGAVRDEDTGYFTITGRIDDVLNVSGHRLGTMEIESALVANPLVAEAAVVGRADDTTGEVVVAFVVLKGERPTGADAIAIANELRAWVGKEIGPIAKPKEIRFGENLPKTRSGKIMRRLLRSLAAGEEITQDVSTLENPAILDQLG, from the coding sequence ATGTCAACTACCGAATCAATTCTGGAGGAGCCGCAGGCATTCCTCCCGCACGCCAGCGTGGCGGCTTACGCCGCGATCTCCGGCATGGATGCCTATCGCGCGCTAGTCGCCGAGGCAGAGCGCGACTATCCAGGATTCTGGGCTCGTCTGGCGCGCGAAACACTGCAATGGAAAACGCCGTTCTCTTCGGTTCTCGACGAATCGCGTGCGCCGTTCTATGAATGGTTCAGCGACGGCACGCTGAATGCGTCGTACAACTGCCTTGACCGCCACGTCGATGCGGGTAACGGTGATCATGTTGCGGTGATCTTCGAAGCCGACGACGGCGCCGTCACGCAAGTGACCTATCGCGCGTTGCTCGAACGCGTGAGCCGCTTTGCCAACGCGCTGCGAACTCGTGGCGTAAAAAAAGGCGATCGCGTGGTGATCTATATGCCGATGTCGATCGAAGGCATTGTGGCCATGCAGGCCTGTGCTCGCATCGGCGCGACCCATTCAGTCGTATTCGGCGGCTTCTCGTCGAAGTCGCTCAACGAGCGGATCGTCAATGTGGGCGCGGTCGTGCTGGTCACATGTGATGAACAGATGCGCGGTGGCAAGGCGTTGCCGCTGAAGAACATTGCAGATGAAGCCCTGGCAATGGGCGGCTGCGAGGCGGTGAAGAGCGTGATTGTCTATCAGCGTACGGGCGGCCAGGTCGCGTGGCACGAGGGACGCGACCTGTGGATGCACGAACTCACGCAAGCCGAGGCGGCCACTTGCGAGCCGGAGTGGGTCGGCGCGGAACATCCGCTCTTCATCCTCTATACATCCGGGTCGACCGGCGTGCCGAAGGGTGTGCAGCACAGCACTGGTGGCTTCCTGATGTGGGCCGCGCAAACCATGAAGTGGACTTTCGACGCCAAGCGCAGCGATGTGTTCTGGTGCACTGCCGACATCGGCTGGATTACAGGTCATAGCTATATCGCGTATGGTCCGATGGCGATCGGCGCGACTCAGGTGGTGTTCGAAGGCGTGCCGACCTGGCCGAACGCCGGCCGGTTCTGGCAGATGATCGCGAAACACCGCGTGACGGTGTTCTATACCGCGCCAACCGCGATCCGCTCGCTGATCAAGCTGGCCGAAGCCGATCCGAAGGTGCATCCGGACCGTTTCGACCTAACGACCCTACGCTTGCTAGGCACGGTCGGCGAACCCATCAACCCGGCTGCGTGGACGTGGTTCTACGAGCACGTCGGCCATAGCCATTGTCCTGTCATCGACACCTGGTGGCAAACCGAAACGGGCGGCCACATGATCGCGCCGATGCCTGGCGCCACGCCGCTCGTGCCGGGTTCGTGCACGCTGCCGCTGCCGGGCATCATGGCCGCGGTGGTCGATGAGACCGGCCACGACGTGCCGAACGGGCAAGGTGGCATTCTCGTCATCAAACGTCCGTGGCCATCGATGCTGCGCAACGTATGGGGCGATCCAGTCCGTTACACGACCGGTTACTTTCCCGAGGAACTCGGCGGCAAGCTCTATCTCGCGGGTGACGGTGCGGTGCGTGACGAGGACACCGGCTATTTCACGATTACCGGACGTATCGACGACGTGCTCAACGTGTCGGGCCACCGACTTGGCACGATGGAGATCGAGTCGGCACTCGTCGCCAATCCGCTAGTTGCGGAGGCGGCTGTCGTCGGTCGCGCTGACGATACGACCGGCGAGGTCGTCGTCGCGTTCGTGGTGTTAAAGGGCGAACGGCCCACAGGCGCCGACGCGATCGCCATCGCGAATGAACTGCGCGCGTGGGTGGGCAAGGAAATCGGGCCGATTGCGAAACCGAAGGAAATCCGCTTCGGCGAGAATTTGCCGAAAACCCGCTCGGGCAAGATCATGCGCCGTCTGCTGCGCTCGCTGGCGGCGGGCGAAGAGATCACACAGGACGTGTCGACGCTGGAAAATCCGGCAATTCTCGATCAGCTCGGGTGA
- a CDS encoding CBS domain-containing protein translates to MSEPVCVQAEETLDTAARRLKKENIGALPVCQHGRVIGMITDRDITMRGVADGRDVGEMTVREAMSAEILFCFDDDTTEEAARIMRESHVQRLAVLDRADKHLTGIVSMTRLSGGASERRPYELIFYKTFFDHQGRPHRSELMRIAVAQGTKEQAIATATRQFEEMKEVKSWNQLANGYDVMSVHVDARGATVEQREPTSERDARILERAREIWEREGTPEGRDNEIWGHAAGEIDREDHVPG, encoded by the coding sequence ATGAGCGAGCCGGTCTGCGTGCAGGCGGAGGAAACTCTCGATACTGCCGCCCGCAGGCTGAAGAAAGAAAATATCGGCGCCCTGCCGGTATGCCAGCACGGCCGCGTTATCGGAATGATCACGGACCGCGATATCACGATGCGGGGAGTCGCCGATGGACGCGATGTCGGCGAGATGACAGTACGCGAGGCAATGTCGGCCGAGATCCTTTTTTGCTTCGACGACGATACGACGGAAGAAGCCGCGAGGATCATGCGGGAGAGCCACGTGCAGCGTCTGGCCGTTCTCGATCGTGCTGATAAACATCTCACCGGCATCGTGTCGATGACCAGGTTAAGCGGTGGCGCCTCCGAGCGCCGACCTTACGAGTTGATCTTCTACAAGACGTTTTTTGATCATCAAGGGCGTCCTCATCGCAGTGAGTTGATGCGTATTGCAGTGGCTCAGGGCACAAAAGAACAGGCCATTGCGACGGCTACTCGTCAGTTTGAAGAGATGAAAGAGGTCAAATCCTGGAATCAGCTCGCGAACGGATACGACGTCATGAGCGTTCATGTCGATGCACGAGGCGCAACCGTCGAACAACGTGAGCCGACCTCGGAAAGAGATGCACGTATCTTGGAAAGGGCGCGGGAAATCTGGGAGCGCGAAGGTACCCCGGAAGGGCGCGACAATGAGATCTGGGGGCACGCCGCCGGCGAGATCGACCGCGAGGACCACGTTCCTGGATGA